A single Pseudochaenichthys georgianus chromosome 10, fPseGeo1.2, whole genome shotgun sequence DNA region contains:
- the LOC117454202 gene encoding SLAIN motif-containing protein-like, whose product MVVPDSASVLLQADNGSPTGLMESSKTGCEAEEEGDQDLPGEELEEVRKLQELVRRLEVQNETLRNRGSKSLSHTASVNINERLNCEEVNNSHLRLEHCGELGSSDFELSPPQDSSSGEDMSPLPMANRLEEDDEQGPPGRFLTLTCSNGAGQCQTPESPSQESYDSETLAEHDSGVDQTALDEVDVLDLEDECAEEDNEDSWLYVSPKKQVAGSESTLKWCRQALDHRSPETEIACRTLINRLDQTTRWRNMYSSPAEAGSAGSGLISPGYHKSTNKSLLTCGSSGVPTTMHSALSSQSSIDSELSTSDDSISMGYKLQDLTDVQIMARLQEESLRQDYASCSATASRRSSTTSLHSLRRGGTYSDQEFDSYSLEDEEDEFCSMPQRRHRFTPSPLGSPRCLSPSTSNHGQEYSSRLGAPRTRTPRRSLQGPSAELLKFAKSEEELRHSMPNLAPRTSLRSLEAVRNSRSMEANLQSSGNRMSHLTQSPSTGMASSRLHGNGQSPLSLRTPVKAVPQMAAGRSSRGLPVVQAAPAGGGRRVQSVGLANGGAYTPGRACTGAGRAAAGRGQAPTRSKLSQPPMRSFGMAKMSDESWKDGCY is encoded by the exons ATGGTGGTCCCGGACAGTGCCAGCGTGCTCCTCCAGGCCGACAATGGCAGTCCCACTGGCCTCATGGAGAGCTCCAAGACCGGGTGCGAGGCGGAAGAAGAAGGGGATCAGGACCTGCCAGgggaggagctggaggaggtccGAAAGCTTCAGGAGCTTGTTCGCAGGTTGGAGGTCCAGAACGAGACCCTGCGCAACAGAGGGAGCAAATCTCTCAGCCACACAGCCTCTGTCAATATCAACGAGAGGCTGAATTGTGAAGAAGTGAACAACTCCCACCTCAGATTGGAGCACTGTGGTGAGTTGGGCAGCTCAGACTTTGAGCTGTCTCCACCTCAGGACAGCAGCAGTGGTGAAGACATGTCCCCTCTGCCCATGGCCAACAGGCTGGAGGAAGACGATGAACAGGGTCCACCGGGGAGATTTCTCACCTTGACCTGCAGCAACGGAGCGGGACAGTGCCAGACGCCAGAGAGCCCCTCTCAGGAAAGCTATGACTCAGAGACACTTGCAGAGCACGACTCCGGGGTGGACCAAACTGCACTGGATGAAGTGGATGTCCTAGATTTGGAGGATGAGTGTGCGGAAGAAGACAACGAGGATAGTTG GCTGTATGTGTCTCCAAAGAAGCAAGTAGCAGGGTCAGAGTCTACACTGAAATGGTGTCGGCAGGCTCTTGACCATCGCAGCCCAGAGACAGAAATAGCTTGTCGGACCCTGATTAACCGCCTGGACCAGA CGACTCGATGGAGGAACATGTACAGTAGCCCAGCAGAGGCAGGCTCGGCTGGCTCAGGCCTGATCTCTCCTGGGTACCACAAATCAACTAACAAATCCCTACTAACCTGTGGCAGCTCAG GTGTCCCAACAACCATGCATTCAGCCCTGAGCTCGCAGTCGTCCATAGACAGTGAGCTCAGCACATCAGATGACTCCATCTCTATGGGCTACAAGCTGCAGGATCTCACTGATGTCCAGATCATGGCTCGCCTGCAGGAAGAAA GTCTGAGACAGGATTATGCCTCGTGCTCAGCGACTGCATCCCGACGCAGCTCCACCACCTCTCTGCATTCCCTGCGGCGGGGCGGCACCTACAGCGATCAAGAATTTGACAGTTACAGcctggaggacgaagaggacgaGTTCTGCTCCATGCCCCAGCGCCGCCATCGCTTCACGCCCTCGCCATTAGGCTCACCACGGTGCCTGTCCCCCTCCACCTCCAACCACGGTCAGGAATACAGCAGCCGACTCGGGGCCCCACGCACAAGAACACCCAGACGGTCACTTCAGGGCCCCAGTGCAGAGCTGCTGAAATTTGCAAAGAGCGAAG AAGAGTTGAGGCACAGCATGCCTAACCTGGCCCCCCGCACCAGCCTACGATCCCTGGAAGCAGTCAGGAACAGCCGCAGCATGGAGGCTAACCTCCAAAGCTCTGGCAACCGCATGTCCCACCTGACCCAATCCCCCTCCACAG GTATGGCTAGTAGTCGGCTGCATGGCAACGGCCAGTCACCTCTCTCCCTGCGGACTCCGGTTAAAGCTGTCCCTCAAATGGCAGCTGGTCGTTCTTCAAGAGGTCTTCCTGTTGTCCAAGCAGCGCCTGCAGGAGGGGGCCGCAGGGTCCAGTCCGTCGGCTTGGCTAATGGAGGAGCCTACACCCCCGGGAGAGCCTGCACCGGGGCAGGGAGGGCTGCCGCGGGCCGAGGACAGGCCCCTACCAGAAGTAAACTTTCTCAGCCCCCCATGAG GTCTTttggcatggctaaaatgtcAGATGAATCCTGGAAAGATGGCTGTTACTGA
- the znf711 gene encoding zinc finger protein 711: MDQGGGVLELHTQELKMPHAMIMQDFVAGMGGLAHIDGEHIVVSVPEGMLLSDVMTDEGILLEHELEVHCLETEVVEELETEVVESLHADVDCLEAEEVEGLETHVVELEAHVVDGEVEVEGLEAHVVEGLETEVDVEDLGVHIVEGLEEEVEVEGLEAEVVEGLEVDEESLQSQGVEAHEISSEDMVTSEHSVIMPENIMGTEVAIEEDLDPHHHHHHHHHHHHHVLTADLIQDSNHHHDDMPDQVFVAELLSEHQDNTLDHQLVSEGLMVTESNSETIIHQQMPAEAVSLQTDEDDDARSSSEDYLMISLDEVGEKLDIGDTPLEISTEVMEDKECKEEDGSEVIKVYIFKAEADDDLGGTEVITEDDYQNGHPDLEAASSGRLGVGRDKMVYMAVKNHPKEEDDDEDDSDEDDDDDISNTIDQVKNGAVSPFLQIREGLGDNRVLKPKTKKKKKGDIRQSQTAVIIGPDGLPLTVYPCHLCGKKFRSRGFLKCHMKNHPDHLLKKKYQCTDCDFTTNKKISFHNHLESHKLLSLNERSPEYSEYARRYHESSPLGSDKLIVKDRENKLHHCKYCDYETAEQGLLNRHLLAVHSKNFAHVCVECAKGFRHPSELKKHMRTHTGEKPYHCPHCEFRCADQSNLKTHIKSKHGADLPFKCSHCPQAYADARELQRHIEMVQGHKTHQCPHCEHKSTNSSDLKRHIISVHTKDFPHQCDVCEKGFHRPSELKKHAETHKGNKVHQCRHCNFNAPDTFTLSRHILSLHTKDLPFKCKRCRRGFRQPAELKKHMKTHSGRKVYQCQYCEYNSTDASGFKRHVISIHTKDYPHRCDYCTKGFRRPSEKSQHIARHHKDMLM, translated from the exons ATGGATCAAGGAGGAGGAGTGTTGGAGCTACACACTCAGGAGCTTAAGATGCCCCACGCTATGATCATGCAAGACTTTG TTGCAGGCATGGGGGGTCTGGCTCACATCGACGGGGAGCATATTGTGGTGTCTGTGCCTGAAGGTATGCTTCTTTCTGATGTGATGACGGACGAGGGCATCCTCCTGGAGCATGAGCTTGAGGTTCACTGCCTGGAGACTGAGGTGGTGGAAGAACTCGAGACGGAAGTGGTGGAGAGCTTACATGCAGATGTTGACTGCTTGGAGGCAGAAGAGGTCGAAGGGCTAGAGACACATGTGGTAGAGCTGGAGGCTCATGTTGTCGATGGCGAGGTGGAAGTGGAGGGTCTGGAGGCGCATGTGGTTGAGGGCCTGGAAACTGAGGTTGATGTCGAAGACCTGGGAGTTCACATCGTCGAGGGCCTTGAGGAAGAAGTGGAAGTGGAGGGTTTGGAGGCGGAGGTTGTTGAAGGCCTGGAGGTAGATGAGGAGAGTCTGCAGTCGCAAGGAGTAGAAGCCCATGAAATTAGCTCTGAAGACATGGTGACCTCAGAACACAGTGTGATCATGCCTGAGAATATTATGGGCACAGAAGTTGCAATAGAGGAAGATCTGGACCcccatcatcaccatcaccaccaccatcaccaccatcatcatGTCCTCACTGCAGACCTCATCCAGGACTCAAACCACCATCATGATGACATGCCAGACCAGGTGTTTGTGGCGGAGCTGCTGTCTGAGCACCAGGACAACACGCTGGACCACCAGCTCGTGTCAGAAGGCTTGATGGTGACCGAATCCAACTCGGAGACCATCATCCACCAACAGATGCCAGCAGAGGCTGTCTCCCTGCAGACGGACGAGGATGATGATGCAAGAAGCAGCTCTGAGGATTACCTCATGATCTCCT TGGATGAGGTGGGAGAGAAGCTGGACATAGGAGACACTCCCCTGGAGATCAGCACTGAGGTAATGGAAGACAAGGAGTGTAAAGAGGAGGACGGCTCCGAGGTCATCAAAGTCTACATTTTCAAAGCTGAAGCGGATGATGACTTGG GTGGAACAGAGGTAATAACAGAGGATGATTACCAGAATGGCCATCCTGACCTGGAAGCTGCATCGTCAGGCAGACTGGGAGTTGGCCGTGACAAGATGGTCTACATGGCGGTCAAGAACCATCCGAAAGAAGAAGACGATGATGAGGATGACAGTGACGAGGATGACGATGATGACATCA GTAATACCATCGATCAGGTGAAGAATGGAGCGGTTTCACCGTTTCTGCAAATCCGAGAGGGACTCGGGGACAACCGTGTCCTTAAACCCAAAactaagaaaaagaagaaaggaGATATTCGACAGTCTCAGACTG ctgttatcATCGGACCAGATGGGTTGCCCTTGACTGTCTACCCCTGTCACCTATGTGGAAAGAAGTTTCGCTCAAGAGGCTTCCTCAAATGCCACATGAAGAACCACCCGGACCACCTGCTGAAGAAGAAATACCAATGTACAGACTGCGACTTCACCACCAACAAGAAAATCAGTTTCCACAACCACCTCGAGAGTCACAAGCTGCTGAGTCTCAACGAGCGCTCTCCAGAATACAGCGAGTACGCGCGGCGCTACCACGAGTCCAGCCCTCTGGGCTCCGACAAGCTCATCGTCAAGGACCGGGAGAACAAACTGCATCACTGCAAGTACTGCGATTATGAGACCGCTGAACAGGGTCTGCTCAACCGTCACCTGCTGGCTGTGCACAGTAAGAACTTTGCACACGTGTGCGTCGAGTGCGCCAAGGGCTTCCGCCACCCGTCAGAGCTGAAGAAACACATGCGGACCCACACGGGCGAGAAGCCCTACCACTGCCCGCACTGCGAGTTCCGCTGCGCAGATCAGTCCAACCTAAAGACTCACATCAAGAGCAAGCATGGCGCCGACCTGCCTTTCAAGTGCAGCCACTGTCCGCAAGCATACGCCGACGCACGGGAACTCCAGCGGCACATAGAGATGGTGCAAGGCCACAAGACCCACCAGTGCCCACACTGTGAGCACAAGAGCACCAACTCCAGCGACCTGAAACGACACATTATCTCTGTACACACCAAGGACTTCCCCCATCAGTGTGACGTGTGCGAGAAAGGCTTTCACAGGCCCTCGGAGCTGAAGAAGCACGCAGAGACACATAAGGGTAACAAGGTGCACCAGTGCCGACATTGTAACTTTAACGCCCCGGACACCTTCACTTTGAGTCGCCACATCCTGTCCTTGCACACGAAGGACCTTCCCTTCAAGTGCAAGCGCTGCCGGCGAGGGTTCCGGCAGCCGGCGGAGCTGAAGAAACACATGAAGACACACAGCGGTAGAAAGGTTTATCAGTGCCAGTATTGTGAGTATAACAGTACGGACGCTTCTGGCTTCAAACGCCACGTTATCTCCATTCACACCAAGGACTACCCACACCGCTGCGACTACTGCACCAAGGGCTTTAGGAGGCCTTCGGAGAAGAGCCAGCACATAGCCAGGCACCACaaagacatgttgatgtaa